In Juglans microcarpa x Juglans regia isolate MS1-56 chromosome 4S, Jm3101_v1.0, whole genome shotgun sequence, a single window of DNA contains:
- the LOC121263092 gene encoding 14-3-3 protein 7 encodes MEKEREQQVYLARLAEQAERYDEMVEAMKKVAKLDVELTVEERNLVSVGYKNVIGARRASWRILSSIEQKEEGKGNEQNAKRIKEYRQRVEDELAKICNDILSVIDDHLLPSSSTGESAVFYHKMKGDYYRYLAEFKAGDDRKEAADKSLKAYEAATSTAASDLPPTHPIRLGLALNFSVFYYEILNSPERACHLAKQAFDEAIAELDSLNEESYKDSTLIMQLLRDNLTLWTSDLPEEGGEQSKADEIQTES; translated from the exons atggagaaggagagagagcaACAGGTTTACTTGGCAAGACTTGCGGAGCAGGCTGAGAGATACGATG AGATGGTTGAAGCAATGAAGAAAGTTGCTAAATTGGACGTGGAATTGACAGTGGAAGAGAGAAACCTGGTGTCTGTTGGTTATAAGAATGTTATTGGGGCAAGAAGGGCTTCGTGGCGGATATTGTCTTCCATTGAACAGAAGGAGGAGGGCAAAGGGAATGAACAGAATGCAAAGAGGATAAAGGAGTACAGGCAGAGGGTTGAAGATGAGCTCGCAAAGATCTGCAATGACATATTATCAGTCATTGACGACCACCTCCTTCCATCTTCCTCAACAGGGGAATCGGCTGTTTTTTACCACAAGAT GAAAGGTGATTACTACCGCTATCTAGCTGAGTTTAAAGCAGGTGATGATCGTAAGGAAGCAGCAGATAAGTCACTGAAGGCGTATGAG GCTGCAACTAGTACTGCTGCTTCTGATTTGCCTCCAACTCATCCAATCAGACTTGGCCTGGCCCTGAACTTTTCTGTCTTTTACTACGAGATTTTGAACTCTCCTGAGAG GGCCTGCCACCTTGCCAAGCAAGCTTTTGATGAGGCTATTGCTGAACTTGACAGTCTGAATGAAGAATCCTACAAGGACAGTACCCTTATTATGCAGCTCCTTAGGGACAATCTCACGTTATGGACCTCAGATCTGCCAGAGGAGGGag GTGAGCAATCTAAAGCTGATGAAATTCAAACCGAG AGTTAA